One window of bacterium genomic DNA carries:
- a CDS encoding ATP-binding protein, with the protein MRYHEIVIKAAGKMVWKEIQGMVKPENINKRSYGEAVRTLSLEIENQVLKKQVQEYEALMNNCPYGCMVVQEGEIAYVNKTAYQFLGCQMDLPLIGRKFEEFLAPEDRSRVLEGLAVTGGEAGSMRCHFCIPTKRGKMRLSSELLSTAISFQGRPAAYLMIRDAGEIQEISSSILRSKAILQKAMDAIYDGVAVIDRQYTVIMINKKNLEMCGLEDFRQVIGKPCYTVFHQRYAPCPDCPAHSVLRTQKPFHQVERRISCKGKEMAYQLSIFPVFENGEVKLFVKYQRDLSRERELQEQLIHSEKLAMLGTLAGRVAHEINNPLTSIIGMAQLMASQNEGNENLDLIIKEGQRIKKLAQDLTSLSRPSKNELSDVDLNETIDAALAVVQHTVGLVKNCRIEKKYLPESPAVYGDRDQIEQVFLNLMINAAHALQSNPEHGVLTIGSKMSPDGRYVIGYVKDNGCGIAEKDKKRVFDPFFTTKKEGEGTGIGLSVAREIVLKHQGLIQFKSKVNQGTTFEVFFPLSQTDNSQKVKNCC; encoded by the coding sequence ATGCGTTACCATGAGATAGTTATCAAGGCAGCAGGCAAGATGGTATGGAAGGAGATACAGGGGATGGTGAAACCGGAAAATATCAATAAGCGAAGCTATGGAGAGGCAGTGAGGACCCTGTCGCTGGAAATCGAGAACCAGGTATTGAAGAAGCAGGTTCAGGAATATGAGGCTTTGATGAATAATTGCCCTTATGGATGCATGGTCGTCCAGGAAGGGGAAATAGCCTATGTGAATAAAACGGCCTATCAATTCCTGGGCTGCCAGATGGATTTGCCGCTGATCGGCAGGAAATTTGAAGAGTTCCTTGCTCCTGAAGATCGGTCCCGCGTCCTTGAGGGTCTTGCGGTTACGGGTGGTGAAGCGGGCAGCATGAGGTGCCACTTCTGTATTCCGACCAAAAGAGGCAAGATGAGGCTCAGCTCTGAGCTTTTAAGCACGGCGATATCTTTTCAAGGCCGGCCGGCGGCTTACCTGATGATCAGGGACGCCGGGGAAATTCAGGAAATCAGCAGCTCCATTCTCAGGTCCAAAGCTATCCTGCAGAAAGCAATGGATGCCATTTACGATGGGGTCGCCGTTATCGACAGGCAGTATACCGTAATAATGATAAACAAAAAAAACCTTGAAATGTGCGGCCTGGAAGATTTCAGACAGGTAATTGGAAAGCCATGCTATACCGTCTTTCATCAAAGATACGCCCCGTGTCCGGATTGTCCCGCCCACTCTGTACTAAGGACACAAAAACCATTTCACCAGGTTGAACGGAGAATTTCCTGCAAGGGGAAAGAAATGGCCTATCAGTTGTCCATATTTCCTGTTTTTGAAAACGGCGAGGTAAAACTGTTTGTCAAATATCAGCGGGATCTGAGCAGAGAGCGGGAGCTCCAGGAGCAATTGATCCATTCGGAAAAGCTGGCCATGCTGGGGACACTGGCGGGAAGGGTCGCTCACGAAATCAATAATCCCCTCACCAGTATTATCGGCATGGCCCAACTGATGGCCAGTCAGAATGAAGGGAATGAAAATCTCGATCTGATCATTAAAGAAGGCCAGAGAATCAAGAAATTGGCTCAAGACCTCACCTCCCTGAGCCGCCCTTCAAAAAATGAGCTTTCCGATGTTGACCTCAACGAGACGATTGACGCTGCCCTGGCAGTTGTCCAGCATACGGTGGGACTGGTAAAAAATTGCCGGATTGAAAAAAAATATCTGCCGGAATCACCCGCCGTCTATGGTGATCGTGACCAGATCGAGCAGGTTTTCCTCAATTTAATGATCAATGCTGCTCACGCTCTGCAATCGAATCCTGAACACGGGGTATTGACCATTGGCTCGAAAATGAGCCCTGATGGCAGGTATGTCATAGGGTATGTAAAGGATAATGGCTGTGGTATAGCTGAAAAGGATAAAAAGAGAGTATTTGATCCCTTCTTTACCACCAAAAAGGAGGGAGAAGGGACTGGCATTGGTTTATCCGTAGCCAGGGAGATAGTTCTTAAACATCAGGGACTGATTCAATTCAAGAGTAAAGTCAATCAGGGGACTACGTTTGAGGTCTTTTTTCCACTCTCTCAGACTGATAACAGCCAGAAGGTAAAAAACTGCTGTTGA
- a CDS encoding sigma-54 dependent transcriptional regulator produces MEFQRGKDLPAILIVEDNENTRDTLEAILKRSYRVIKAPDGETALEIVKNTEINLVLLDIMMPGIDGLEVLRIIKDQHEDIEVIMITVVKELETAVKAIKLGAYDYVTKDFDYDSVLNLVARALEKQNDRKKLLYFRSEMKQLVRSDFVLGTTAKMKEIYSLVQRVAKLPATVLITGESGTGKELIARMIYQEGDDPAIPFVTVNLPSIPPELVESTLFGHEKGAFTGATHQHIGKFELAHKGILFLDEIADLRYDLQAKLLRALQEGEIERIGGSKVIHVNTRFIAATNRDLKQAVSQGTFREDLYFRLNVIPIHLPPLRERAQDIPLLADFFVRKYSQKFGKKVDGLTDSALEVLTSYHWPGNIRELENLIERLVAVCGGDVISPADIPVDYYISYLDSISQSGQGSSEDLLKKACTTFERNFILKVMERVKWKRTKAAEALGIPLSTLKYRMKQLDIAVPIKGKNEPDEE; encoded by the coding sequence ATGGAATTCCAAAGGGGAAAAGACCTGCCGGCCATCCTCATCGTCGAGGATAACGAAAACACCAGGGACACGCTGGAGGCAATTTTAAAAAGAAGCTATCGGGTGATCAAGGCTCCCGATGGAGAGACTGCTCTTGAGATCGTCAAAAACACCGAGATAAACCTGGTTCTCCTGGACATCATGATGCCTGGCATCGATGGCCTTGAAGTGCTCAGGATCATTAAGGACCAGCATGAAGATATCGAAGTGATCATGATTACCGTGGTCAAGGAGCTCGAAACCGCGGTCAAGGCCATAAAATTGGGCGCTTATGATTACGTCACCAAAGACTTTGACTATGATTCGGTTCTGAACCTGGTGGCCAGAGCACTGGAGAAGCAAAACGACCGGAAAAAGCTGCTCTACTTCCGGTCCGAAATGAAGCAGCTTGTCCGCAGCGACTTTGTCCTGGGCACCACCGCGAAAATGAAGGAAATCTACTCCCTGGTCCAAAGAGTGGCCAAACTTCCGGCCACTGTTCTGATTACCGGCGAAAGCGGTACAGGAAAAGAGCTCATAGCCAGAATGATCTATCAGGAAGGAGATGATCCGGCCATCCCCTTCGTAACCGTCAACCTGCCCTCCATCCCGCCGGAACTGGTGGAAAGCACCCTCTTCGGACACGAAAAGGGAGCCTTCACCGGTGCAACCCACCAGCATATCGGAAAATTTGAATTGGCCCATAAGGGTATTCTGTTCCTGGATGAGATCGCCGACCTGCGCTACGATCTTCAGGCCAAACTTCTGCGGGCACTGCAGGAAGGAGAAATAGAAAGGATCGGCGGCAGTAAGGTCATCCACGTGAATACACGATTCATCGCAGCCACCAACAGGGACCTGAAGCAGGCGGTCAGCCAGGGAACCTTCAGGGAGGACCTCTATTTCCGGCTGAATGTTATTCCCATTCATCTCCCACCGCTGCGGGAGCGGGCCCAGGATATACCCCTGTTAGCGGATTTCTTCGTCAGGAAATACAGCCAGAAATTTGGGAAGAAAGTAGACGGCCTGACCGATTCGGCCCTGGAGGTGCTGACCAGCTACCATTGGCCGGGCAATATCAGGGAATTGGAAAATCTCATCGAACGGCTGGTGGCCGTCTGCGGAGGGGATGTTATTTCTCCTGCGGATATCCCCGTAGACTATTACATCTCCTATCTGGACAGCATCAGCCAGAGCGGCCAGGGCTCATCAGAAGATCTGCTGAAAAAAGCCTGTACCACCTTTGAGCGGAATTTTATCCTGAAGGTCATGGAAAGAGTGAAATGGAAAAGAACCAAAGCCGCCGAAGCCCTGGGCATCCCCTTGAGCACCCTGAAGTACCGGATGAAACAGCTTGATATTGCCGTGCCAATCAAGGGAAAGAACGAGCCGGACGAGGAGTGA
- a CDS encoding glycosyltransferase gives MSLLFLFGGFSTGFCLLIYGIYFLAVIRGEQYQPPDELKEYIPVSVLIPARNEEKVMERKIGNLAEIDYPRELLQVVIIDDASTDQTGKVAQEALARYQISGTVVSNDTRKGTNYNYNEGMKHAVYDIVITTDADVTLEDQALKRMVAVLQNDERIGAACGELVPLIDGQHLSTGVEKPYREVFGRICSWESSLHSTYCFNGPLIALRKRAYSPMNPHKGASDTNMALSVIRNGYQAKYISSARFLEWIPTMLSQQRRQKIRRASRLLESTWAARGMLFNRKYGKFGMIVLPLRMAMFFLVPPLCGITILFWGLWFFRLPGFTGIVFGLLYVLSVLGVILLGAIKSNFLTSFVWHQYYLLAGLMSMIKPMHLWESVDRTVLP, from the coding sequence ATGTCCCTGCTTTTCCTGTTTGGAGGGTTTTCCACGGGGTTTTGTCTGCTCATCTATGGAATCTACTTCCTGGCCGTGATCAGAGGGGAACAATACCAGCCCCCGGATGAGCTGAAAGAATACATTCCCGTTTCCGTACTTATTCCGGCACGGAACGAGGAAAAGGTCATGGAGAGAAAGATCGGGAATCTGGCTGAGATTGACTACCCCAGAGAACTGCTTCAGGTGGTGATCATCGACGATGCCTCGACCGACCAGACCGGCAAGGTTGCTCAGGAGGCCCTGGCTCGATATCAGATCAGCGGCACCGTGGTTTCAAATGACACCCGAAAAGGAACGAATTATAATTATAACGAAGGGATGAAGCATGCGGTATACGATATCGTGATAACCACCGATGCCGATGTGACTCTGGAAGATCAGGCCCTCAAGAGAATGGTGGCTGTCCTGCAGAATGACGAGAGGATCGGCGCGGCCTGCGGAGAACTGGTGCCGCTCATCGACGGCCAGCATCTATCCACCGGGGTCGAGAAGCCCTACCGGGAGGTTTTCGGCAGAATCTGCTCCTGGGAAAGCTCCCTGCACAGCACCTACTGCTTTAACGGCCCACTGATAGCTCTCAGGAAACGGGCTTACAGCCCTATGAATCCCCACAAGGGGGCCAGCGATACCAATATGGCTCTTTCGGTTATCCGCAACGGGTATCAGGCCAAATACATCTCGTCTGCCAGGTTCCTGGAGTGGATTCCGACCATGCTGTCTCAGCAGCGAAGACAGAAGATCCGGCGGGCATCCCGGCTTCTGGAATCCACCTGGGCGGCCAGAGGGATGCTGTTTAACCGCAAATACGGAAAATTCGGCATGATAGTCCTGCCGCTTCGGATGGCCATGTTCTTTCTGGTCCCTCCTCTGTGCGGGATAACGATACTGTTTTGGGGGCTCTGGTTTTTTCGGCTTCCCGGTTTTACCGGCATCGTGTTTGGTTTGCTCTATGTGCTCTCCGTCCTGGGGGTTATTCTCCTGGGGGCAATCAAGAGCAATTTTTTGACCTCATTTGTCTGGCACCAGTATTATCTGCTTGCTGGCCTTATGAGCATGATCAAACCCATGCACCTGTGGGAATCTGTGGATAGAACGGTCTTGCCGTGA
- a CDS encoding glycosyltransferase family 9 protein, which translates to MAQVKKILIISLSGIGDLILFTPALPLLRKRFPEEEISLLVKKKEAEQVIQGNPWIDKVIVFDPQRATLKENFRFYVSMRKQKYDLSLTVFPAMTALNNLSTLAIGARERWVYKTGNAVRSLDFLNNRHIPYRHGKHRIEYNLDMVQAVTGDQEPYPEDPQKLVYMHGYGQGDIPSDRSDQILQPLGINPARPLIGIHAGSGGNQPFKRWGEEKFALLTDRIRQEFPFQVVVLGGPEEEGLARRIARRMKTGPPIVAGSCGLEETLALISRCELLICNDSGVMNMAFALGTRILAIFGPTDDTCTRPMGKNDAYVVKELPCKPKCRTRYLYSKKCSLNYACLRELSVDEVWKVAKKMLEFLKNQQ; encoded by the coding sequence ATGGCCCAGGTGAAAAAAATTCTGATTATCTCCTTATCCGGCATTGGAGACCTGATCCTGTTTACTCCGGCCCTGCCCCTTTTGCGGAAAAGGTTTCCTGAGGAAGAAATTTCTCTCCTGGTGAAGAAAAAGGAAGCGGAACAGGTGATTCAGGGAAATCCCTGGATTGACAAGGTCATCGTTTTTGACCCGCAAAGGGCCACACTCAAGGAAAACTTTCGGTTCTACGTGAGCATGCGAAAACAGAAATATGACCTGAGCCTGACCGTCTTTCCGGCCATGACTGCGCTCAATAACCTTTCAACCCTGGCTATTGGGGCCAGGGAACGCTGGGTCTACAAAACCGGCAATGCAGTGCGATCTCTCGATTTCCTGAACAACAGGCACATCCCCTACCGGCACGGCAAACACCGCATCGAGTATAATCTGGACATGGTCCAGGCCGTGACCGGCGATCAGGAACCGTATCCGGAAGATCCTCAAAAGCTGGTATATATGCATGGATATGGACAGGGAGATATCCCCAGCGACCGGTCCGATCAAATCCTGCAACCGCTCGGTATAAATCCCGCACGGCCGCTGATCGGCATTCATGCCGGATCAGGGGGGAACCAGCCATTCAAGCGGTGGGGTGAAGAGAAATTTGCCCTGCTGACAGACAGGATTCGGCAGGAGTTTCCTTTTCAGGTTGTGGTGCTCGGCGGACCGGAAGAAGAGGGGCTGGCCCGGAGGATTGCCCGGCGGATGAAAACCGGCCCCCCCATTGTCGCCGGAAGCTGCGGCCTTGAGGAGACCCTGGCTCTGATCAGCCGCTGTGAGCTTTTGATCTGCAATGATTCGGGGGTCATGAACATGGCCTTTGCCCTGGGCACGAGAATCCTGGCCATTTTTGGTCCGACGGATGACACCTGCACCCGGCCAATGGGCAAAAACGATGCCTATGTCGTGAAAGAATTACCCTGCAAGCCAAAATGCCGGACAAGATATCTGTATTCCAAAAAATGCAGCCTGAATTATGCGTGCCTCAGAGAGCTTTCGGTGGATGAGGTATGGAAGGTTGCCAAAAAGATGCTGGAATTTCTGAAAAATCAGCAATAA
- a CDS encoding glycosyltransferase family 2 protein, whose protein sequence is MNDRDNTQTPSHPRIAVTIPCFNEEASIGKVIRDFQAALPGAQIIVFDNDSTDKTVLIAKESGARVIRETRRGKGNVVRAIFDKIDADYYVLVDGDDTYPAEEVGKLMALVQDEQADMAVGTRLDNYTKESLELLHSIGNRVLLKILNLCFHTDLSDILSGYRVFTREFVKNVPIFSTGFEIETELTIQALMRGFRILEVPVTYRARPEGGRSKVKPFKDGYRILMTILMFTRDLRPMIFFPVLSLLLITGALIPGFRVIREYLQTGLIRYLPSAILATGMVILGILFFIAGFIVHTLNRRFNEINFVLKRMQK, encoded by the coding sequence ATGAATGATCGTGACAATACGCAGACACCGAGCCATCCCCGCATTGCAGTGACCATCCCCTGCTTCAACGAGGAGGCTTCCATCGGTAAAGTCATCAGGGACTTTCAGGCTGCCCTGCCGGGGGCACAGATTATTGTCTTTGATAATGACTCCACCGATAAGACCGTACTCATTGCCAAAGAGAGCGGGGCCCGTGTCATCCGGGAAACGAGGAGGGGAAAGGGCAACGTTGTCCGGGCAATCTTTGATAAGATCGATGCTGACTATTATGTCCTGGTCGATGGCGATGATACCTATCCGGCTGAGGAAGTCGGAAAACTGATGGCTCTGGTCCAGGATGAGCAGGCGGACATGGCAGTCGGCACGCGGCTTGATAATTACACCAAGGAATCATTGGAGCTTCTCCACAGCATCGGCAACCGGGTATTGCTCAAGATCCTGAACCTCTGCTTTCATACCGACCTGTCCGATATTCTGTCCGGCTACCGGGTATTCACCCGGGAGTTTGTAAAAAACGTCCCGATCTTTTCCACCGGCTTTGAAATTGAAACCGAACTGACCATCCAGGCCCTGATGCGGGGATTTCGCATTCTGGAAGTGCCGGTAACCTACCGGGCGAGGCCGGAAGGGGGAAGGTCCAAGGTCAAGCCCTTCAAGGACGGATACCGGATACTCATGACTATTCTCATGTTTACCAGGGATTTGCGGCCAATGATTTTTTTCCCCGTCCTCAGTCTGCTTCTCATTACCGGCGCGCTCATCCCCGGATTCCGGGTCATCCGGGAATACCTTCAGACCGGCCTCATCCGCTATCTCCCCTCGGCCATCCTGGCCACCGGAATGGTAATTCTCGGCATTCTTTTCTTTATCGCCGGCTTCATCGTTCATACCCTGAACCGCCGGTTCAATGAAATCAACTTTGTGTTAAAGAGGATGCAAAAATAA
- a CDS encoding phospholipid carrier-dependent glycosyltransferase — MHKPDDRPPRAAIVILAAILLLGLALRLWGIQFGLPEYFYVDATKTVHPAKRIAQSFLTGKPSLDPGFYQYPTFYINLLALEYIVYGFGKGLQIKSHNHPASLKEAVDVLYQDQSREHIFFLLARLTSAAAATLTILLLYLAAMAAYKDRRIALLSAFFLAVTFLHVKDAKYPMTDATMAAMATWAWLYILKIARHGGDGEDRKRGSSGGRMKNYLLAGLFIGLGTSTKYLPLFLILPLGMAFLVDLANARKQSGYLLQCLALGLVFILLGFILGTPSFLYRHDQFIERACGEQKGQYSIGGKPGDVQQGYFDYLFSQNPTYNEPFAQNSLAGSMGIPLLLLTLLGIFFALRQGVLQKLKKGNADLILSVSSLVFYALLARPGQLRTVRHFYWFLPIYALLSSRVLVAAGEKFPDQKKQVVIIPLLAILAAGSTLVRTVRCDYLLSHTDNRVFAQQWMDENLPAGSSILMPSMYYPKISPEKFKFFFYNRNVVNERVLSVEALQANRINYFVTSSYFDDRYFTLEALKEFPSIVTHYRAFYQSLGEQGQLVREFPANLTDRPGPTIKVFRIGG; from the coding sequence ATGCACAAACCAGATGACAGGCCCCCCCGGGCGGCAATCGTGATATTGGCCGCGATCCTTCTTCTGGGGCTTGCCCTGCGGCTGTGGGGCATTCAATTCGGATTGCCTGAATACTTTTACGTCGATGCCACCAAAACCGTACACCCGGCCAAGAGAATCGCCCAGAGCTTTCTGACCGGAAAACCGAGTCTCGATCCCGGATTTTATCAGTATCCGACCTTCTATATCAACCTGCTGGCCCTGGAATATATTGTCTATGGATTCGGCAAGGGTCTCCAGATAAAGTCTCACAACCATCCTGCCAGCCTGAAGGAGGCAGTGGATGTTCTCTACCAGGATCAGAGCAGGGAACACATCTTCTTCCTGCTGGCCCGACTGACCAGCGCCGCAGCCGCCACCCTGACCATCCTGCTCCTCTACCTGGCAGCCATGGCTGCCTATAAGGACCGCAGGATAGCCCTGCTGAGCGCCTTTTTCCTTGCCGTTACCTTCCTCCATGTTAAAGATGCAAAATACCCGATGACCGATGCCACGATGGCTGCCATGGCTACCTGGGCCTGGCTCTACATTTTGAAAATCGCCCGACACGGAGGTGACGGGGAAGACAGGAAAAGAGGAAGCAGCGGGGGAAGGATGAAAAATTACCTTCTGGCAGGTCTTTTCATCGGCCTGGGAACATCTACCAAGTACCTGCCCCTGTTTTTAATCCTGCCCCTGGGAATGGCATTCCTGGTCGATCTGGCAAATGCCAGAAAGCAGAGCGGCTACCTGCTGCAATGCCTCGCTCTGGGCCTGGTCTTCATCCTGCTGGGGTTTATCCTTGGCACGCCGAGCTTTCTCTATCGCCACGACCAATTCATCGAACGGGCTTGCGGAGAACAAAAAGGGCAGTACAGCATCGGAGGAAAACCGGGAGATGTCCAGCAGGGATACTTCGATTACCTTTTTTCTCAAAATCCCACCTACAACGAGCCGTTTGCACAGAATTCCCTGGCAGGCTCGATGGGTATTCCTCTCCTCCTGCTGACCCTTCTGGGAATTTTCTTTGCCCTGCGCCAGGGAGTGCTCCAAAAGCTCAAAAAGGGAAATGCGGACCTGATCCTGAGCGTGTCGTCCCTCGTTTTTTACGCTCTTCTGGCCAGGCCGGGGCAACTGAGAACCGTGCGGCACTTTTACTGGTTTCTGCCGATCTACGCCCTTTTGTCCAGCAGGGTGCTGGTTGCCGCAGGGGAAAAGTTCCCGGACCAGAAAAAGCAAGTGGTTATTATTCCCCTCCTGGCTATCCTGGCAGCCGGTTCGACCCTGGTGCGCACCGTGCGCTGCGATTATCTCCTGTCCCATACCGATAACCGTGTCTTTGCCCAGCAGTGGATGGATGAAAACCTTCCGGCAGGCAGCAGTATCCTGATGCCGAGCATGTACTATCCCAAAATCTCGCCGGAGAAGTTCAAATTTTTCTTCTATAACCGGAATGTGGTCAATGAAAGGGTCCTGAGTGTCGAGGCCCTGCAGGCCAACAGGATCAATTACTTTGTCACTTCAAGCTACTTCGATGACCGCTACTTTACCCTGGAAGCACTGAAAGAATTCCCCTCCATTGTCACTCATTACCGGGCGTTTTATCAGTCGCTCGGAGAACAGGGGCAATTAGTCAGGGAATTCCCGGCCAATCTTACCGACCGACCCGGCCCGACAATCAAGGTGTTCAGGATCGGGGGGTAG
- a CDS encoding polysaccharide pyruvyl transferase family protein — MNDTVNNNDTVNNTVKDVYRVGILGSYGGLNMGDEAILESMITQLRESLPVEITVFSRDAEDTLRRHKVERAIAVRKLKRIELLPEMKRLDLLILGGGGILFDTEAKIFCTQVNLALENQVPVMVYAVGAGPLHDRDTQKMVRDCLNRAAVVTVRERDAAKILEDIGVSKEIIVAADPALLLRPEPLPEKTLEHEYMDNVKCLVGMSVRERGAAAPGMDEEHYHALLANAADFMVDRFDADILFIPMERKMLDMQQSHAVLSRMARVHRARVLKGEYTSRQLLTLVGHLKFAVGMRLHFLIFAALQGVPFVALPYASKVMGFLEALDLETPPTHFVNPGMLIAYIDHSWDRRTYLQDRIQRALPWLQKLAREPNDIVVNLLKGSYETI, encoded by the coding sequence GTGAATGATACAGTGAATAATAATGATACAGTTAATAATACAGTAAAGGATGTTTACCGTGTCGGCATTCTGGGCTCCTACGGAGGGCTCAATATGGGTGATGAGGCGATCCTGGAAAGCATGATAACCCAATTGCGGGAATCCCTGCCGGTTGAGATTACGGTATTTTCCCGGGATGCGGAAGATACCCTGCGGCGTCATAAGGTCGAGCGTGCGATTGCGGTACGCAAGCTCAAGCGCATCGAACTGCTGCCGGAGATGAAGAGGCTTGACCTGTTGATCCTCGGCGGAGGGGGGATACTTTTTGACACTGAGGCCAAGATATTCTGCACCCAGGTAAATCTGGCCCTTGAGAACCAGGTGCCGGTCATGGTTTATGCCGTAGGTGCCGGCCCTCTTCACGACCGGGATACTCAGAAAATGGTCAGAGACTGTCTGAATCGGGCAGCCGTGGTTACCGTGCGGGAGCGGGATGCGGCCAAGATACTGGAGGATATCGGGGTAAGCAAGGAGATTATTGTAGCCGCAGATCCTGCCCTCCTCCTCCGACCTGAGCCTTTGCCGGAAAAAACCCTGGAGCATGAATATATGGACAATGTCAAGTGCCTGGTAGGCATGTCAGTCCGCGAGCGTGGTGCGGCTGCACCGGGTATGGACGAGGAGCACTATCATGCCCTTTTGGCCAATGCGGCTGATTTCATGGTTGACCGCTTTGATGCCGACATACTCTTTATTCCGATGGAGCGCAAGATGCTGGACATGCAGCAATCGCACGCCGTTCTCTCGAGGATGGCGAGAGTGCACAGGGCACGGGTACTGAAGGGTGAGTATACCAGCAGGCAATTGCTCACCCTGGTAGGGCATTTAAAATTTGCTGTCGGCATGCGTCTTCATTTTCTGATTTTTGCTGCGCTTCAGGGTGTACCTTTTGTAGCCCTGCCCTATGCCTCCAAAGTAATGGGATTTCTTGAAGCTCTGGACCTGGAGACTCCGCCGACCCACTTTGTCAACCCCGGTATGTTGATTGCCTACATAGATCACTCATGGGACAGGCGGACTTACCTCCAGGACCGGATACAGCGTGCCCTTCCCTGGCTTCAGAAGCTTGCCCGGGAACCAAACGATATCGTTGTCAATTTGCTGAAGGGCAGCTATGAGACGATATAA
- a CDS encoding FAD-dependent oxidoreductase has product MADFPAGSEGMVYAFSCNRRDFLKLCGFLAVGSGFPMLIARACKPEGVGNEVTADMFIAGGGLGGCAAALAATRRGFRVVMAEPTDWIGGQATQQGVSALDDHPWIESFGRTRSYAEFRTRIRDYYRKHYPLTPETMACRYFNPGDCLVSKLCFEPKVALAVLQEMLAPAVRDGLLVLLPNTTPTKRRCGS; this is encoded by the coding sequence ATGGCAGATTTCCCCGCCGGATCGGAGGGTATGGTGTATGCGTTTTCCTGCAACCGCAGGGATTTTCTTAAACTGTGCGGTTTCCTGGCGGTTGGGTCCGGGTTCCCAATGCTGATCGCCAGGGCATGCAAACCCGAGGGGGTCGGAAATGAGGTAACTGCCGATATGTTTATCGCCGGAGGCGGGCTGGGCGGGTGCGCTGCAGCTCTGGCGGCGACGCGCCGGGGATTTCGCGTGGTCATGGCCGAGCCGACCGACTGGATCGGCGGACAGGCCACCCAGCAGGGAGTATCGGCCCTGGATGATCACCCCTGGATCGAATCTTTTGGCCGCACCCGATCATACGCCGAATTCCGCACCCGGATCCGTGACTATTACCGCAAACATTACCCGCTGACACCTGAGACGATGGCCTGCAGGTATTTTAATCCCGGTGACTGTCTGGTCTCGAAACTGTGCTTTGAACCCAAAGTGGCCCTGGCCGTACTTCAGGAAATGCTGGCCCCGGCAGTCAGAGACGGCCTGCTGGTGCTGCTTCCGAACACCACCCCGACGAAGCGCCGATGTGGATCATGA